A segment of the Homoserinimonas aerilata genome:
CGAGCAACTTCTCGTGACGGCCGGCCACATCGTGAAGAAACCCGAAGGCGTGCCGTGGGAGGTCGCCGGCTCGCTGACGACGCCCGGGCTGACCGCGCAGGCGTCGATCGACACCCTCGACATCGGCGCGGGCGACACCGTGCTCGTCAGCGCCGCAGCCGGTGCCGTCGGCATCCTCTATTCACAGCTCGCCATCGCCCGCGGCGCCACCGTCGTCGGTACCGCGAGCGAACGCAACCACGAACTGCTGCGCTCCCTCGGCGTCATCCCCGTGACCTACGGCGACGGCCTCGTCGAGCGCGTGCGCGCGGCTGCCCCCGATGGCGTGACGGCGGCGCAGGACAACTTCGGTCGCGAGACCATCGACGCGGCCCTCGCCCTCGGCCTTCCGCCCCAGCGCATCTGCGGGATCGTCGACCATGCGGCCACGGCCGAGCTGGGACTCGCCAGCCCGGGACGCTACGTACGGTCGCCTGCGACGCTGCTGCGCCTGGCCGAGGCTTGTCGCTCCGGCGACCTCATGCTGCCTGTGCAGAAGGTGTTCGGCCTCGACGGGCTCGACGCGGCCTTCGAACTGCTCGAGGGTCGTCACCTGAGCGGCAAGGTCGTCATCGCGATGGCATAGCTGCCGTGCATGACTTCC
Coding sequences within it:
- a CDS encoding NADP-dependent oxidoreductase; protein product: MPQAVRYDEFGPRDVLYIAEEARTEPGTGEVSIAVQAVGLNPFDMKARMGVIPFADPGFPRGICSDFAGVVDAAGADARYFDGTAITIGDEVLGWGDGTLREQLLVTAGHIVKKPEGVPWEVAGSLTTPGLTAQASIDTLDIGAGDTVLVSAAAGAVGILYSQLAIARGATVVGTASERNHELLRSLGVIPVTYGDGLVERVRAAAPDGVTAAQDNFGRETIDAALALGLPPQRICGIVDHAATAELGLASPGRYVRSPATLLRLAEACRSGDLMLPVQKVFGLDGLDAAFELLEGRHLSGKVVIAMA